The following are encoded together in the Erwinia sp. E602 genome:
- a CDS encoding amino acid ABC transporter permease has product MNTFTDWDILRNLLLAARWTLMLSLTAFVGGTLVALPLVMVRLLRRRWPNRLISGYCALFQGTPLLMQLFLAFFGVALFGIDVSPWTAASLALTFYTSAFLVDIWHGSVQALPKGQWEACRCLGLSFGQTLYRVVLPQALRTGIAPTVGFAVQVVKGTALASIIGFIELTKAGTILNNVTYQPFKVFGLVALGYFLMCYPLSRYSQYLEKKFNAAHHH; this is encoded by the coding sequence ATGAACACCTTTACCGACTGGGATATTCTGCGCAATCTGCTGCTGGCCGCGCGCTGGACCCTGATGCTGTCGCTGACCGCCTTTGTCGGCGGTACGCTGGTCGCGCTGCCGCTGGTTATGGTGCGCCTGCTGCGCCGCCGCTGGCCAAACCGGCTGATTAGCGGATACTGCGCGCTGTTTCAGGGCACGCCGCTGCTGATGCAGCTGTTCCTCGCCTTCTTTGGCGTGGCGCTGTTCGGCATTGACGTCTCGCCGTGGACGGCCGCGTCGCTGGCGCTGACCTTCTACACCAGCGCGTTCCTGGTGGATATCTGGCACGGCAGCGTGCAGGCGCTGCCGAAAGGGCAGTGGGAAGCCTGCCGCTGCCTGGGGCTGAGCTTCGGTCAGACCCTGTATCGCGTGGTGCTGCCGCAGGCGCTGCGCACCGGTATTGCCCCCACCGTCGGCTTTGCCGTGCAGGTGGTGAAGGGGACGGCGCTGGCGTCGATTATCGGCTTCATTGAGCTGACCAAGGCCGGAACCATCCTTAACAACGTCACTTATCAACCGTTTAAAGTGTTCGGGCTGGTGGCGCTGGGCTACTTCCTGATGTGTTATCCGCTGTCCCGCTACAGCCAGTATCTGGAGAAGAAATTCAATGCCGCTCATCACCATTAA
- a CDS encoding amino acid ABC transporter permease — protein sequence MIGQLNFPALWPYWPELLAGLWVTIQLTVLATVGGVGLGILGAALRSGKPSLLSRIWGIYVELIRNTPFVVQLFFIVFGLPNLGLKLTAGEAALLAMLINLGAYSTEIIRAGIQVTPKGQWEAGRVLGLSRSQTFLRVVLPPAMKRIYPALVSQCIIVMLGSSVVSQVSYEELTFAANLIQSRTFLSFEVYLVTTLIYLLLSIAMRQLLLAAGRKWFGEQP from the coding sequence ATGATTGGGCAACTGAACTTTCCCGCCCTGTGGCCCTACTGGCCGGAGCTGCTGGCCGGCCTGTGGGTAACCATCCAGCTGACGGTGCTGGCCACGGTGGGCGGCGTCGGGCTGGGGATCCTCGGCGCGGCGCTGCGCAGCGGCAAGCCTTCGCTGCTGAGCCGCATCTGGGGCATCTACGTTGAGCTGATCCGCAACACGCCGTTTGTGGTACAGCTGTTTTTTATCGTGTTTGGCCTGCCGAATCTCGGGCTGAAACTGACGGCGGGCGAAGCCGCGCTGCTGGCGATGCTGATTAACCTCGGTGCCTACAGCACCGAGATTATCCGCGCCGGCATTCAGGTGACGCCGAAAGGGCAGTGGGAGGCCGGCCGGGTGCTCGGCCTCAGCCGCAGCCAGACCTTTCTGCGGGTGGTGCTGCCACCGGCGATGAAGCGGATTTACCCGGCGCTGGTCAGTCAGTGCATTATCGTGATGCTCGGTTCGTCGGTGGTGTCGCAGGTCTCCTACGAGGAGCTGACCTTCGCCGCCAACCTGATTCAGTCACGGACGTTTTTAAGCTTTGAAGTCTACCTGGTGACCACCCTGATCTACCTGCTGCTGTCGATAGCGATGCGTCAGCTGCTGCTCGCCGCCGGGCGCAAATGGTTTGGAGAACAGCCCTGA
- a CDS encoding transporter substrate-binding domain-containing protein: MKKGLFALLAGAVLFTQATVAHADQLQDIEKRGVIRIAVPQDFPPFGSVGTDLQPQGYDIDMAKYLAKQMKLKLQLVPVTSANRVPYLQTDKVDLVISSMGKNPEREKVIDFSRAYAPFFLGVFGPKDGTLKEAAGLSGKTIGVTRGAVEDMVLTEVAPKDAQLKRYEDNNTTLSAYLSGQVQYVATGNLVVAAISRQNADKAPVAQFMLKDSPCYIGLKKNEPALKAKVDALIEQAIQDKTLNGLSEQWLKAPLPADLGA; encoded by the coding sequence ATGAAAAAAGGTTTATTCGCATTACTGGCCGGTGCGGTGCTGTTCACTCAGGCAACGGTAGCCCATGCAGATCAGCTGCAGGATATTGAAAAACGTGGTGTTATCCGTATTGCCGTACCGCAGGACTTCCCGCCGTTTGGCTCGGTCGGCACCGATCTGCAGCCACAGGGTTACGATATCGATATGGCGAAGTACCTGGCGAAACAGATGAAACTTAAGTTGCAGCTGGTGCCGGTGACCAGCGCCAACCGCGTCCCTTACCTGCAGACCGATAAGGTCGACCTGGTGATCTCCAGCATGGGGAAAAATCCGGAGCGTGAGAAGGTGATCGACTTCAGCCGCGCCTATGCGCCGTTCTTCCTTGGCGTGTTTGGCCCGAAAGACGGCACGCTGAAAGAGGCCGCCGGCCTGAGCGGCAAAACCATCGGCGTGACCCGCGGTGCGGTGGAAGACATGGTGCTGACCGAGGTGGCACCGAAAGATGCCCAGTTAAAACGTTACGAAGATAACAACACCACGCTCTCCGCATATCTCTCAGGCCAGGTGCAGTATGTGGCGACCGGCAATCTGGTGGTGGCGGCGATCTCCCGCCAGAACGCGGATAAAGCGCCGGTGGCGCAGTTTATGCTGAAAGACTCGCCGTGCTACATCGGCCTGAAGAAAAATGAACCGGCGCTGAAGGCGAAAGTGGACGCGCTGATTGAGCAGGCCATCCAGGATAAGACGCTGAACGGGCTGTCTGAACAGTGGCTGAAAGCGCCGCTGCCTGCCGACCTCGGCGCATAA
- the hpxU gene encoding MurR/RpiR family transcriptional regulator HpxU, which produces MMQLDERLRSQYEQLSPQEQRIADFVFDHFDDLISYNSAELARLSGVSKATVSRLFKRLGYEKYKDMRDELRTLRQSGMPLTDNRDAVQGNTLLARHYKQEMANLTQWVNGIDSVQLGEVVQALVSSKRLFIIGMRNSWPLALHLRQQLLQARGQVQVLPQPGQTLAEELVDLTPDDLVVVMAFRRRPRIIRPLLQQLQQRQIPTLALCEPQAQSVIALARWQLCAPLDSVSAFDSYAAANSLINLLANAVLHELLSDGRQRIHQIAGLYGQLDELEQR; this is translated from the coding sequence ATGATGCAGCTTGATGAACGACTGCGCAGTCAGTACGAACAGCTCTCACCACAGGAGCAGCGGATTGCCGACTTTGTCTTCGACCACTTCGACGATCTGATTAGCTATAACAGCGCCGAGCTGGCGCGCCTGAGCGGCGTGTCCAAAGCCACCGTCAGCCGGCTGTTTAAGCGGCTGGGCTATGAGAAGTATAAGGATATGCGCGATGAGCTGCGCACCCTGCGCCAGAGCGGCATGCCGCTGACCGATAATCGCGACGCGGTACAGGGTAACACCCTGCTGGCGCGCCACTATAAGCAGGAGATGGCCAACCTGACCCAGTGGGTTAACGGCATCGACAGCGTGCAGCTGGGCGAGGTGGTACAGGCACTGGTCAGCAGTAAGCGTCTGTTTATCATCGGGATGCGTAACTCGTGGCCGCTGGCGCTGCACCTGCGGCAGCAGCTGTTGCAGGCGCGCGGGCAGGTGCAGGTGCTGCCGCAGCCCGGCCAGACGCTGGCGGAAGAGCTGGTGGATCTGACCCCTGACGATCTGGTGGTGGTGATGGCCTTCCGCCGCCGTCCGCGCATTATTCGCCCGCTGCTGCAGCAGCTGCAGCAGCGGCAGATCCCCACGCTGGCGCTGTGCGAACCGCAGGCGCAGTCGGTGATAGCGCTGGCGCGCTGGCAGCTGTGCGCGCCGCTGGACAGCGTTTCCGCTTTTGACAGCTACGCCGCTGCCAACAGCCTGATCAACCTGCTGGCCAACGCGGTGCTGCACGAACTGCTGAGCGACGGCCGCCAGCGTATTCATCAGATTGCCGGGCTGTACGGCCAGCTGGACGAGCTGGAACAGCGATAG
- a CDS encoding gamma-glutamyltransferase family protein, translating to MNQSNMAPLGMAVTPHHLASESALSVLREGGNAIEAMVAAAATIAVVYPHMNGLGGDGFWLIVPPQGEPIAIDASGAAGSLATIDFYQGATTIPHRGPRSALTVAGTVSGWAEALEVSRELGGQQRPLARLLSDAIRYAADGIPVTESQAAATHGKRPELEGQPGFASTFLPDGEVPRAGSRFTQPELADTLIHLSEAGLESFYRGPLAHRLAASMAELGMPITLQDLSNQRARRRTPLRIRHQYGEVFNMTPPTQGLVSLAILAITDRLPMAEASEAQTLHRIVEATKLAFGLRDQYITDPLHMHEEMQALLDGDRLAQLAAQIDDTRAAPWGTSKGPGDTVWMGVMDSSGLAVSFIQSIYHEFGSGVVLPGTGITWQNRGAAFSLDASHLLALAPGKQPFHTLNPAAARLNDGRTIVYGSMGGDGQPQTQAAIFTRHVVQGMPLQQAISAPRWLLGRTWGQSSDSLKLEGRFSAETVATLRALGHEVEMLADFSEAVGHAGAIVRHNNGMLEGAFDPRSNGSAAGF from the coding sequence ATGAACCAAAGCAATATGGCCCCGCTGGGGATGGCCGTCACCCCGCATCATCTGGCCAGCGAGAGCGCGCTGTCGGTGTTACGCGAAGGGGGTAACGCCATTGAGGCGATGGTGGCCGCCGCCGCGACCATCGCGGTGGTCTATCCGCATATGAATGGCCTCGGGGGCGATGGCTTCTGGCTGATCGTGCCGCCGCAGGGCGAGCCGATCGCCATTGACGCCAGCGGGGCGGCCGGCTCGCTGGCGACGATTGATTTCTATCAGGGAGCGACGACCATCCCCCATCGCGGCCCGCGCTCGGCGCTGACCGTCGCCGGCACGGTCAGCGGCTGGGCGGAAGCGCTGGAGGTCTCCCGCGAGCTGGGTGGCCAGCAGCGGCCGCTGGCAAGGCTGCTCAGCGACGCCATCCGCTATGCGGCAGACGGTATTCCGGTTACCGAGTCGCAGGCCGCCGCCACCCACGGCAAACGGCCCGAGCTGGAGGGACAGCCCGGCTTCGCCAGCACCTTTCTGCCTGACGGTGAGGTACCGCGTGCCGGCAGCCGTTTCACCCAGCCGGAGCTGGCCGACACGCTGATCCACCTGAGCGAAGCGGGGCTGGAGAGTTTCTACCGCGGGCCGCTGGCGCACCGGCTGGCCGCGTCGATGGCAGAGTTAGGGATGCCGATCACCCTGCAGGACCTCAGTAACCAGCGGGCCAGGCGGCGCACCCCGTTGCGCATCCGGCACCAGTACGGCGAAGTGTTTAATATGACCCCGCCGACCCAGGGCCTGGTGTCGCTGGCGATCCTCGCCATCACCGACCGCTTGCCAATGGCCGAAGCCAGCGAAGCGCAAACCCTTCACCGCATTGTTGAAGCCACCAAGCTGGCGTTCGGGCTGCGTGACCAGTACATCACCGACCCTTTGCATATGCATGAGGAGATGCAGGCGCTGCTGGACGGCGACCGCCTGGCACAGCTGGCGGCACAGATTGACGATACCCGCGCGGCCCCGTGGGGCACCAGCAAAGGGCCGGGCGATACGGTCTGGATGGGGGTAATGGACAGCAGCGGGCTGGCCGTCTCCTTTATCCAGAGCATCTATCACGAATTTGGCAGCGGCGTGGTGCTGCCGGGCACCGGGATTACCTGGCAGAACCGCGGCGCGGCGTTCAGCCTGGATGCCAGTCATCTGCTCGCGCTGGCACCGGGCAAACAGCCGTTCCATACGCTGAACCCGGCGGCGGCGCGGCTTAACGACGGCCGTACAATAGTCTACGGTTCGATGGGCGGCGACGGCCAGCCGCAGACCCAGGCCGCGATCTTCACCCGCCACGTGGTACAGGGAATGCCGCTGCAGCAGGCGATAAGCGCGCCGCGCTGGCTGCTGGGCCGCACCTGGGGCCAGTCTTCCGACTCGCTGAAGCTGGAGGGGCGTTTCAGCGCGGAGACCGTCGCCACCCTGCGCGCCCTCGGCCATGAGGTGGAGATGCTGGCAGACTTTAGTGAAGCAGTGGGCCATGCCGGGGCGATCGTACGCCATAATAACGGCATGCTGGAAGGCGCTTTCGATCCGCGCAGCAACGGCAGCGCGGCCGGTTTTTAA
- the hpxX gene encoding oxalurate catabolism protein HpxX encodes MTQYHADWAIYISQMEQVLGLELDDARRAELLVQFTRIAGMAGPLMNFPLDDRLEVAGVYKA; translated from the coding sequence ATGACGCAGTATCACGCCGACTGGGCGATCTATATCTCACAGATGGAACAGGTCCTCGGGCTTGAGCTGGACGACGCGCGCCGCGCGGAGCTGCTGGTGCAGTTTACCCGCATCGCCGGGATGGCCGGGCCGTTAATGAACTTCCCGCTCGACGACCGGCTGGAAGTGGCAGGAGTGTACAAAGCATGA
- a CDS encoding AtzE family amidohydrolase produces the protein MSLHDLSIQQLSAAFSAGELSAREIAGQTLAAIHQRNPAINAWTHVTDDRMLQEADRLDRLRREGQPLPALAAVPYAVKNLFDVTGHSTLAGASLFSERAPARQDAWAVQQLNRSGGLLSGMLNMDAYAYGFTTENSHYGATRNPHDLTRIAGGSSGGSAAAVAAGLVPFSLGSDTNGSIRVPASLCGIFGLKPTFGRLSRGGSHPFVASLDHIGPFARRVSDLTLVYDALQGHDDADAFQADAPLQPVMPQLERSGEGLRCGVLGGWFSEWCDDDARDAVARAARALNATETYELADTDLARTSAFIITASEGGNHYLPALKRAPQDFEPASRERLLAGAMLPGAWYVQAQRFRRYWQQQVLPLFEQVDVLIAPATPTSATPIGQQTMHINGQDLPIRASMGMLTQPISFLGLPVASVPLQTPGGLPIGLQLIAAPFNEAACLRAARALEQSGLARAVLPVME, from the coding sequence ATGAGCCTGCATGACCTGTCGATTCAACAGCTGAGCGCGGCGTTCTCCGCTGGCGAGCTGAGCGCCCGCGAGATTGCCGGCCAGACGCTGGCGGCGATCCACCAGCGTAATCCGGCGATCAACGCCTGGACTCACGTCACCGACGATCGCATGCTGCAGGAGGCCGATCGCCTCGATCGCCTGCGCCGCGAAGGTCAGCCGCTGCCCGCGCTGGCCGCCGTGCCCTATGCGGTAAAAAACCTGTTTGACGTTACCGGCCACAGCACGCTGGCCGGTGCCAGCCTGTTCAGCGAACGGGCACCGGCGCGGCAGGATGCCTGGGCGGTGCAGCAGCTTAACCGCAGCGGCGGCCTGCTCTCCGGCATGCTGAATATGGACGCCTACGCCTACGGTTTTACCACCGAGAACAGCCACTACGGCGCGACCCGTAATCCGCACGATCTGACGCGCATCGCCGGCGGCTCCTCCGGCGGGTCGGCGGCGGCGGTGGCCGCCGGGCTGGTCCCCTTCTCGCTCGGCAGCGATACCAACGGTTCGATCCGCGTGCCGGCCTCGCTGTGCGGCATCTTCGGCCTGAAACCGACCTTCGGCCGCCTGTCGCGCGGCGGCAGCCATCCGTTTGTCGCCAGCCTTGACCATATCGGCCCGTTTGCCCGCCGGGTCAGCGACCTGACGCTGGTCTATGACGCCCTGCAGGGGCACGATGACGCCGATGCCTTCCAGGCCGACGCGCCGCTGCAGCCGGTGATGCCGCAGCTGGAACGCAGCGGCGAAGGATTACGCTGCGGCGTGCTCGGCGGCTGGTTCAGCGAGTGGTGCGATGACGACGCGCGCGACGCGGTGGCCCGCGCGGCGCGCGCGCTGAACGCCACCGAGACCTACGAGCTGGCGGACACCGACCTGGCGCGCACCTCTGCGTTTATCATTACCGCCTCGGAAGGTGGCAACCACTATCTGCCGGCCCTGAAGCGTGCGCCGCAGGACTTCGAACCCGCCTCACGCGAGCGCCTGCTGGCCGGCGCGATGCTGCCCGGAGCCTGGTACGTGCAGGCGCAGCGCTTCCGCCGCTACTGGCAACAGCAGGTGCTGCCGCTGTTTGAGCAGGTCGACGTGCTGATCGCTCCGGCCACCCCGACCAGCGCCACCCCGATCGGCCAGCAGACCATGCACATCAACGGCCAGGATCTGCCAATCCGCGCCAGCATGGGGATGCTGACCCAGCCGATCTCCTTCCTCGGCCTGCCGGTGGCCAGCGTGCCGCTGCAGACGCCCGGCGGATTACCCATCGGCCTGCAGCTGATCGCCGCGCCGTTTAACGAAGCCGCCTGCCTGCGCGCCGCCCGTGCGCTGGAGCAGAGCGGACTGGCCAGGGCGGTGCTGCCCGTTATGGAGTGA
- the hpxZ gene encoding oxalurate catabolism protein HpxZ has product MRTEDIDRPAVVAEVTAAFYRYEQALIGNDIAVLDELFWHDPRTVRLGAGENLYGIDAIREFRAARPSAGLDRQLRNTVITCYGDDMAVCSTEFTREGNDNIGRQQQTWIRLPEGWRIVAAQVSIMR; this is encoded by the coding sequence ATGAGAACTGAAGATATCGATCGTCCGGCGGTGGTTGCCGAGGTCACCGCCGCCTTTTACCGCTACGAGCAGGCGCTGATCGGTAATGATATTGCGGTACTGGATGAGCTGTTCTGGCACGATCCCCGCACCGTGCGGCTCGGGGCCGGGGAGAATCTCTACGGCATTGACGCGATTCGGGAGTTTCGCGCCGCCCGGCCGTCGGCCGGACTTGACCGCCAGCTGCGTAATACGGTGATCACCTGCTACGGCGACGACATGGCGGTGTGCAGCACCGAATTTACCCGTGAAGGGAACGATAATATCGGCCGCCAGCAGCAGACCTGGATCCGCCTTCCTGAGGGCTGGCGGATCGTGGCGGCGCAGGTCAGCATCATGCGCTAG
- a CDS encoding helix-turn-helix transcriptional regulator has product MSNHPHVTVSDAHPNPQDENPPPADKDWHRNEIICAIHMTGGSVASLSRAHGLAEGTLANALNRPWPKGELIIANAIGVNPEQIWPSRFLARRERDRFRGRQKRRYP; this is encoded by the coding sequence ATGAGCAATCATCCGCACGTTACTGTTTCTGATGCACACCCAAACCCGCAGGACGAAAACCCTCCACCTGCCGATAAAGACTGGCACCGTAATGAAATTATCTGCGCAATCCATATGACGGGAGGGTCGGTAGCGTCATTGTCACGCGCACACGGGTTAGCCGAGGGAACGCTGGCTAACGCGCTTAACCGCCCGTGGCCGAAGGGGGAGCTGATTATCGCCAACGCGATTGGCGTCAACCCCGAACAAATCTGGCCCAGCCGTTTCTTAGCCCGCCGTGAGCGGGATCGCTTCAGGGGAAGGCAGAAGCGCAGATATCCGTAG
- a CDS encoding PAS domain-containing protein: MSDKDADAEIESIIAPLIRYWEGSGESWWVKNKKSQFVYANKEIRRFLTIPEGFNLEGRYDGELPVAIHEFEPEFQAHDRKVEQHRDRMTSVEIHKVGNDDFFQPWYCDKFPIIGQSGEVLGIIAHNRPVDSIAITRIKKIKIPTSLIFTPPDNLFTLKEWEVIFYTCQSFTPKMIERAIGVSNRTVEDTLCRIYKKAGVGNKRGLIDYCIENGFNNFIPQSIFKTCESIIPFGS; encoded by the coding sequence ATGAGTGATAAGGATGCAGATGCCGAAATAGAGAGTATTATTGCCCCCTTGATTCGCTATTGGGAAGGGAGTGGTGAATCCTGGTGGGTAAAAAACAAAAAATCACAGTTTGTGTATGCTAATAAAGAGATTAGGCGTTTTTTGACAATTCCTGAAGGTTTTAATCTTGAAGGGCGTTATGATGGAGAGTTGCCTGTAGCAATACATGAATTTGAACCGGAATTTCAGGCGCATGACAGAAAAGTTGAGCAACATCGCGACAGAATGACCTCAGTAGAAATACATAAAGTTGGAAACGATGATTTTTTTCAGCCATGGTATTGTGATAAGTTTCCAATAATAGGACAGTCTGGTGAGGTGCTTGGCATTATTGCGCACAATAGGCCTGTTGATTCTATTGCTATCACTCGGATTAAAAAAATTAAAATACCGACTTCACTTATATTCACGCCACCGGATAATCTGTTTACGCTTAAAGAATGGGAGGTTATTTTCTACACGTGCCAGTCTTTTACACCTAAAATGATTGAAAGAGCGATCGGCGTGTCCAACCGAACAGTGGAAGATACGCTTTGTCGGATTTATAAAAAAGCAGGCGTGGGTAACAAACGAGGTCTAATCGATTACTGCATTGAAAATGGTTTCAATAATTTCATCCCACAGAGTATTTTTAAAACCTGTGAGTCGATTATTCCCTTCGGAAGCTGA
- the puuE gene encoding allantoinase PuuE, producing the protein MSDTPEKKEYGFNKNYPRDLRGYAGQPPHAAWPKKARIAVQFVLNYEEGAENNVLHGDAGSEQFLSDIIGAASYPERHMSMDSLYEYGSRAGFWRIHNEFQKRGLPLSVFGVAMALARHPEIVEAIKAADYDVVSHGWRWIHYQGMDAKTERQHMQLALDTLTDLFGKTPTGWYTGRDSPNTRRLVVEQGGLTYDSDYYGDDLPFWTQVTCLDGTVKPHLIIPYSLETNDMRFATPQGFNTAEQFYTYLRDSFDVLYEEGEEAPKMMSIGMHCRLLGRPGRFRALQRFLDHIQQHDRVWICTRQQIADHWMKKHPAPVM; encoded by the coding sequence ATGAGTGATACTCCCGAAAAGAAAGAGTACGGCTTCAACAAAAACTATCCGCGTGACCTGCGCGGCTATGCGGGACAGCCGCCGCACGCGGCCTGGCCGAAGAAGGCGCGCATTGCGGTGCAGTTTGTCCTCAACTACGAAGAGGGCGCGGAAAACAACGTGCTGCACGGCGACGCCGGCTCCGAGCAGTTTCTTTCGGATATTATCGGCGCGGCCAGCTATCCCGAGCGCCATATGTCGATGGACTCGCTGTACGAATACGGTTCCCGCGCCGGTTTCTGGCGCATTCACAACGAGTTTCAGAAACGCGGGCTGCCGCTGAGCGTATTTGGCGTGGCGATGGCGCTGGCGCGTCACCCGGAAATCGTTGAGGCGATCAAAGCGGCGGATTACGACGTGGTCAGCCACGGCTGGCGCTGGATCCACTATCAGGGGATGGATGCGAAAACCGAGCGGCAGCACATGCAGCTGGCGCTGGACACGCTGACCGACCTGTTTGGCAAAACACCCACCGGCTGGTACACCGGCCGCGACAGCCCGAACACCCGCCGGCTGGTGGTGGAGCAGGGCGGCCTGACCTACGACAGCGACTACTACGGTGACGACCTGCCGTTCTGGACCCAGGTTACCTGCCTGGACGGCACGGTGAAGCCGCACCTGATTATCCCGTATTCCCTTGAAACCAACGATATGCGCTTTGCCACCCCGCAGGGTTTCAACACCGCCGAGCAGTTCTATACCTACCTGCGCGACAGTTTTGACGTGCTGTATGAAGAGGGCGAAGAGGCACCGAAAATGATGTCGATCGGCATGCACTGCCGCCTGCTCGGCCGCCCCGGCCGCTTCCGCGCGCTGCAGCGTTTTCTCGATCATATCCAGCAGCACGACAGGGTGTGGATCTGCACCCGCCAGCAGATCGCCGATCACTGGATGAAAAAACACCCCGCCCCGGTGATGTAA
- the hpxA gene encoding allantoin racemase — MSNRQLIQVINPNTSLAMTETIGRAARAVAGANTDILAVCPAQGVPSIEGHFDEAIAAIGVLEQVKAGREQGARGHVIACFGDPGLLAARELASGPVVGIAEAAMHVATLVATRFSIVTTLPRTVVIARHLLQQYGFVHHCAAIHAIDLPVLALEDGSGVAQEKVRQRCIQAKREDGSGAIVLGCGGMADLAQELTRELGLPVIDGVGAAVKMVESLLALGLGTSKHGDLDYPVAKRLSGQFERLN; from the coding sequence ATGAGTAACCGACAGCTGATCCAGGTGATTAACCCTAACACCAGCCTGGCGATGACCGAAACCATCGGCCGCGCCGCGCGGGCGGTGGCCGGGGCGAACACCGATATTCTGGCGGTGTGCCCGGCACAGGGCGTGCCCTCCATCGAAGGCCACTTTGATGAGGCGATAGCCGCCATCGGCGTGCTCGAGCAGGTCAAAGCCGGCCGTGAGCAGGGCGCACGCGGCCACGTGATCGCCTGCTTTGGCGATCCGGGGCTGCTGGCCGCCCGTGAGCTGGCTTCCGGGCCGGTGGTGGGCATTGCCGAAGCGGCGATGCATGTGGCCACCCTGGTGGCCACCCGTTTCTCCATCGTTACGACGCTGCCGCGCACGGTGGTGATTGCCCGGCACCTGCTGCAGCAGTACGGTTTTGTGCACCACTGCGCCGCGATCCACGCCATCGACCTGCCGGTGCTGGCGCTGGAAGACGGCAGCGGCGTGGCGCAGGAGAAAGTGCGCCAGCGTTGTATCCAGGCCAAACGCGAAGACGGCAGCGGGGCGATCGTGCTCGGCTGCGGCGGCATGGCGGACCTGGCGCAGGAACTGACGCGTGAACTGGGGCTGCCGGTGATCGACGGCGTAGGCGCGGCGGTGAAAATGGTTGAATCGCTGCTGGCGCTGGGGCTGGGCACCAGCAAACACGGCGATCTGGATTATCCGGTGGCGAAAAGGCTGTCCGGTCAGTTTGAGCGCCTAAACTAA
- a CDS encoding GntR family transcriptional regulator, with translation MKSETGLKTASDLNDKDEPIYQALMTAIVEHQLPPGSKLPEEALSEVFGVSRTGIRKVLQRLAAVQMITLTPKRGAQVATPTVEEAQDIFHTRCLLECANLADVLARCQPPHLAALEKLIRQEQQAHDAHDGAAAIRLSAAFHIQLQAISGNQVLTEMVTRLSQRSSLVVAAYGSPWKQGCRCDDHDQLLILLRERALVPLTDALRQHFDHIVASLRFERGGETLPDFARLFAGKGVE, from the coding sequence ATGAAGAGTGAAACCGGGCTGAAAACGGCCTCTGACCTGAATGATAAGGATGAGCCGATCTACCAGGCGCTAATGACGGCGATCGTGGAGCACCAGCTCCCGCCGGGCAGTAAATTGCCGGAAGAGGCCCTCTCTGAGGTGTTTGGCGTCAGCCGCACCGGCATTCGTAAGGTGCTGCAGCGCCTCGCAGCGGTGCAAATGATCACCCTGACGCCCAAACGTGGTGCGCAGGTCGCCACGCCGACCGTGGAAGAGGCGCAGGATATCTTCCACACCCGCTGCCTGCTGGAGTGCGCCAACCTGGCTGACGTACTGGCCCGCTGCCAGCCGCCGCATCTGGCGGCGCTGGAAAAGCTGATCCGCCAGGAGCAGCAGGCGCATGACGCTCACGACGGTGCCGCCGCGATCCGCCTCTCCGCCGCCTTTCACATCCAGCTGCAGGCGATCTCCGGCAATCAGGTGCTGACCGAAATGGTCACCCGGCTGAGCCAGCGCTCCTCGCTGGTGGTAGCGGCCTATGGCTCCCCCTGGAAGCAGGGCTGCCGCTGTGACGATCACGACCAGCTGCTGATACTGCTGCGCGAGCGGGCGCTGGTGCCGCTGACTGACGCACTACGGCAACATTTCGATCATATTGTGGCCAGCCTGCGCTTTGAACGCGGCGGCGAAACCCTGCCGGATTTCGCCCGGCTGTTTGCAGGTAAAGGAGTGGAGTGA